In one window of Primulina tabacum isolate GXHZ01 chromosome 8, ASM2559414v2, whole genome shotgun sequence DNA:
- the LOC142554215 gene encoding uncharacterized protein LOC142554215 isoform X2, which yields MMRSSFITLFIVLLTSSMKEVDFFARSCFFFFSVNNPKKAAPTLNETFLGLLYPTENYKVYGYLTNTKVKFILVTTDLDVCDADVRNFFRRFHTAYFDVVSNPFHVPGKKITSKIFAERVSTIVKSFGTSAAG from the exons ATGATGCGCTCAAGCTTCATCACATTGTTCATTGTTCTCTTGACGTCGTCGATGAAAGAGGTGGATTTCTTTGCTAGATCttgcttcttctttttttcag TGAACAATCCGAAAAAGGCTGCTCCAACACTAAATGAGACATTTCTTGGTTTGCTGTATCCAACCGAAAACTACAAAGT GTATGGCTACCTGACCAATACAAAGGTGAAGTTTATTCTAGTGACAACAGATCTTGATGTCTGTGATGCAGATGTGAGAAAT TTTTTCAGGAGGTTCCATACAGCTTATTTTGATGTAGTTTCAAATCCATTTCACGTCCCTGGTAAAAAGATAACTTCCAAAATATTTGCTGAAAGAGTGAGCACAATTGTAAAATCATTCGGAACAAGTGCTGCTGGTTGA
- the LOC142554215 gene encoding uncharacterized protein LOC142554215 isoform X1: protein MIVCVAVVGHQNNPLYIQSFTEADDALKLHHIVHCSLDVVDERVNNPKKAAPTLNETFLGLLYPTENYKVYGYLTNTKVKFILVTTDLDVCDADVRNFFRRFHTAYFDVVSNPFHVPGKKITSKIFAERVSTIVKSFGTSAAG, encoded by the exons ATGATTGTCTGCGTCGCCGTTGTCGGCCACCAG AACAATCCGTTGTATATACAGAGTTTTACCGAGGCAGATGATGCGCTCAAGCTTCATCACATTGTTCATTGTTCTCTTGACGTCGTCGATGAAAGAG TGAACAATCCGAAAAAGGCTGCTCCAACACTAAATGAGACATTTCTTGGTTTGCTGTATCCAACCGAAAACTACAAAGT GTATGGCTACCTGACCAATACAAAGGTGAAGTTTATTCTAGTGACAACAGATCTTGATGTCTGTGATGCAGATGTGAGAAAT TTTTTCAGGAGGTTCCATACAGCTTATTTTGATGTAGTTTCAAATCCATTTCACGTCCCTGGTAAAAAGATAACTTCCAAAATATTTGCTGAAAGAGTGAGCACAATTGTAAAATCATTCGGAACAAGTGCTGCTGGTTGA
- the LOC142554214 gene encoding uncharacterized protein LOC142554214 → MAEEGRVHPDCSNASNPYHECSDFCFKIIAEAKKKMISGDAGLQAVDDHIRPYVDSNQSQAVLSGDERDVGEDHSDGESGGDDEDDAANGLAANLTGRQKRLFELRLKMNEARKANQTAMVTEKKKSEAPTESRGISKQKWLDERKKKIGKLLDSNGLDMCKAYILDTQDMAEAKYKKWEKDPAPAGWEVFNQKTLYNAYKKRAKNIDVDLDEYNRMKEADPEFYRGASSLQYGKRFSFYEEKVDRMVKELKDREEKSRSFSRRRKFREEKDIDSINDRNEHFNKKIERAFGKYTLEIKNNLERGTALPD, encoded by the exons ATGGCGGAAGAAGGGAGGGTTCATCCAGATTGCAGTAATGCATCAAACCCGTATCATGAATGTAGTGATTTTTGCTTCAAGATTATCGCTGAAGCGAAGAAAAAGATGATTAGCGGAGATGCAG GGTTACAAGCTGTTGATGACCACATACGGCCTTATGTGGACTCTAACCAGAGTCAGGCAGTACTCTCGGGTGATGAAAGAGATGTAGGTGAGGATCATTCTGATGGGGAGTCTGGTGGTGATGATGAAGATGATGCTGCAAATGGGTTGGCTGCTAATCTTACAGGGAGGCAGAAAAGGTTGTTTGAATTGAGGTTGAAAATG AATGAGGCAAGAAAAGCCAATCAGACTGCCATGGTCACAGAGAAGAAAAAATCTGAAGCACCAACGGAGTCTAGAGGGATTTCCAAGCAAAAATGGTTGGACGAGAGgaagaagaaaattggaaaACTTCTGGACTCCAATGGCTTAGATATGTGTAAAGCATATATACTGGATACACAAGATATGGCAGAGGCAAAGTATAAGAAATGGGAGAAGGACCCTGCTCCGGCTGGTTGGGAAG TTTTTAATCAAAAAACACTCTACAATGCATACAAGAAAAGGGCTAAGAATATTGACGTAGATCTTGACGAGTACAACAGAATGAAAGAAGCTGATCCAGAGTTCTATCGAGGGGCTTCAAGTCTACAATATGGAAAA AGATTCTCATTTTATGAGGAAAAGGTTGACAGAATGGTCAAGGAACTCAAGGACAGGGAAGAGAAGTCACGGTCCTTCAGCAGGAGGAGAAAGTTCCGGGAAGAAAAGGATATTGACTCAATTAATGACAGAAATGAGCACTTCAATAAAAAGATTGAACGCGCCTTTGGTAAATACACATTGGAGATCAAGAACAACCTTGAAAGAGGAACAGCTTTGCCAGATTAA
- the LOC142554793 gene encoding uncharacterized protein LOC142554793, with protein sequence MKAIKHKNILAHRYLAGIEKEKWSLAHDSDWRRGVMTTNMLECLNSVLKGARRLPISVIVHLTLMRCVQYFIERVSRGGRMVQENQLWSDYACRMYDKWARKSSEHRVAKYDVREQTASVATVGRPSRGQHMQVVKLSTSDCSCGKWTIFGISCSHAICTAKWHSLDPTTLVQPWYNISEYLATYEGRFQPLADERYWEPPTFELHHNPVRRERRRVGRDRTTRLRNEMDTTVSRQRQH encoded by the coding sequence ATGAAGGCAATCaagcataaaaacattttggcgCACCGATATTTGGCTGGAATTGAGAAAGAAAAATGGAGTTTGGCTCATGACAGTGATTGGCGTCGTGGGGTGATGACAACCAATATGTTGGAGTGTTTAAATAGTGTGTTGAAAGGTGCTCGTAGACTTCCCATATCTGTCATAGTACACTTGACACTTATGAGGTGCGTACAATATTTTATTGAACGTGTGAGTAGAGGTGGTCGTATGGTTCAGGAAAATCAGCTGTGGTCAGATTATGCATGTCGGATGTATGACAAGTGGGCGAGAAAATCTAGTGAACATCGTGTTGCCAAATATGATGTACGTGAGCAAACTGCTTCGGTTGCAACTGTAGGAAGACCAAGTCGTGGCCAACATATGCAGGTGGTCAAGTTATCAACGAGTGATTGTTCGTGTGGTAAATGGACGATTTTTGGCATATCATGTTCTCATGCTATTTGTACCGCAAAGTGGCACTCGTTGGATCCCACGACACTTGTGCAGCCATGGTATAATATATCTGAGTACTTAGCGACTTACGAAGGCAGATTTCAACCTCTTGCAGATGAGCGCTACTGGGAACCTCCAACTTTCGAATTGCACCACAACCCTGTTAGACGTGAAAGAAGAAGAGTTGGTAGAGATAGAACAACTCGATTGAGAAATGAGATGGACACAACTGTTTCTAGACAGAGACAACATTGA